AACTGCTATGGCTTATGATGCCACCAAAGTTATTATCGAAGGACTGAAGCGAAATACAAATCGTGAAGAATTACCAAAAGAACTACACAAAAACATACCAATATGTGGATCAACTGGTGAAATTAGTTTTCAATCAGGTGAACGTCGGCAACCGCAAGCTTTTATCATCAAAGTTGTTGAGGATAATGATACTGGCTATGACTTTATCTTAGATTCAACAGCAGAAAACAATTCTGGAAAAAGTTGCAACAACCAATAGTAAAGAGAAGTGAAGAAAGTTCAAACCTTAAATTTTTTCGATTGAGGTTTGTGTGAATTGAGAAGGCAATTAGAATATACAGCAGTTTTCATTTTGGTAGGTACGTTCGGGCGGGCAGGATGCCCACCCCACAAGAGTTTCACTGTTCCTCCTTGTACCTTATCTACCTGCAACCTACTGTAAATGTAAAAGTAAACACTGTGTTAAAAGTTTTAAATGTCTCGTTATGCAGCCAGTATGTTACGGGTTATCTCCCTCTGGATGGTATCAAATTACTGAGGGTATGAAGCACCGAAGAAAACACCAAAACTATTTAATGTCTGATTTGTCAGTATTTATCAGGTTTTGGGTTTCAGAGCAGCAGAATGCAAACTCTGATTTGATATTCCAACGCTGACCGTCATGAAGTAGCAGTGTTAAATTTTCCGCCATAAAGTTAAAATCTAAGGAACGTTGGACAAATTCTGGCCAAGCAGCTCTAAAATTTTGTTTTGTTAAATCCCGAAATGCAACTGTGAGATGGGGGGTAAAGGGGCGAGTTTGAGATGTTTTATCAACAATTTCTAAATTATTTTCTACATAAGCCATTAATTCAGCTTGCAATGTCAAAAGTGCTTGACTTTTAACTACATCTATGTATATGACGCGGGGAGGAAAAGCTGCATAACCGTTGAGTGTAATTGGTATTGACTGTTGTTTATGAGCAAAGTCTTTCAGGGCTG
The window above is part of the Nodularia spumigena CCY9414 genome. Proteins encoded here:
- a CDS encoding 2'-5' RNA ligase family protein: MSRFFIALLPPQHIQDYANEIKQHFADHYASCGAQKSPPHITLQPPFEWSDANIPQLEAALKDFAHKQQSIPITLNGYAAFPPRVIYIDVVKSQALLTLQAELMAYVENNLEIVDKTSQTRPFTPHLTVAFRDLTKQNFRAAWPEFVQRSLDFNFMAENLTLLLHDGQRWNIKSEFAFCCSETQNLINTDKSDIK